Proteins encoded in a region of the Stieleria neptunia genome:
- a CDS encoding SpoVG family protein — MEITEIRIKLMESSEDRLRAFCSITIDGCFVVRDLKIIDGANGPFVAMPSRKLTGHCNRCHHKNHLRASYCNHCGHKLSFDSDGALDSPQKLYADVAHPINSECRELIQDAVIHEFEAELSRCQQPGYRSRYDDDFADAGEDVDTALIDPAHASPSPSKQRKPSEQEEKRVGGNDSEFGAGIF; from the coding sequence GTGGAGATAACGGAGATTCGAATCAAGTTAATGGAGTCGTCGGAAGACCGGCTGCGAGCGTTTTGTTCGATCACGATCGATGGCTGTTTCGTGGTCCGCGATTTGAAGATCATCGACGGTGCCAACGGACCGTTCGTGGCGATGCCGAGTCGGAAGTTGACCGGTCATTGCAATCGCTGCCACCACAAGAATCATTTGCGTGCCAGTTACTGTAACCATTGCGGTCACAAGCTTTCCTTCGACAGCGACGGCGCGCTCGACTCGCCGCAAAAGCTGTATGCCGACGTCGCCCATCCGATCAACAGCGAGTGCCGCGAACTGATACAGGACGCGGTGATTCACGAGTTTGAAGCGGAGTTGAGTCGTTGCCAACAACCAGGCTATCGTTCGCGCTACGATGACGACTTTGCCGATGCCGGCGAAGACGTGGACACGGCGTTGATTGACCCGGCCCACGCCTCGCCGAGCCCCTCCAAGCAACGAAAACCGAGCGAGCAGGAAGAGAAGCGTGTCGGCGGCAACGACTCGGAATTCGGCGCCGGGATTTTTTGA